In one Arthrobacter jinronghuae genomic region, the following are encoded:
- a CDS encoding TetR/AcrR family transcriptional regulator gives MPRESGTKRAILDAALDLAAANGISGTTMDDVAVRAGVAKGSLYYNFSSKDKLFEQLLLEGVGTLTECLRNARSGLTGWQAIESMVRALLELLSENRALAKLMAAEILRTDRTWQHSLHLLRQEALAEFVEPIRQTGVPSGLPDGGSDHGSDQLTLIAGSVFGATLMGALDWLVFDPERSVEDVAAAVLYALSGRLKS, from the coding sequence ATGCCTCGCGAATCCGGCACCAAGCGCGCCATACTCGACGCCGCATTGGACCTGGCCGCCGCCAACGGCATCTCCGGAACCACCATGGATGATGTGGCCGTACGGGCCGGGGTGGCCAAGGGCAGCCTCTATTACAACTTCTCCTCCAAGGACAAGCTCTTCGAACAGCTCCTGCTGGAGGGCGTGGGCACCCTGACCGAGTGCCTCCGGAATGCGCGCAGCGGCCTGACCGGCTGGCAGGCCATCGAGTCGATGGTCCGCGCCCTGCTGGAACTGCTGTCCGAAAACCGTGCCCTGGCCAAACTCATGGCCGCGGAGATCCTGCGCACCGACCGGACCTGGCAGCACTCCCTGCACCTGCTGCGGCAGGAGGCGCTGGCCGAGTTCGTGGAGCCCATCCGGCAGACCGGCGTGCCCTCCGGCCTGCCCGACGGCGGTTCCGACCACGGTTCCGACCAGCTGACCCTGATTGCTGGCAGCGTCTTCGGTGCCACCCTGATGGGTGCGCTCGACTGGCTGGTGTTCGATCCGGAACGCTCCGTGGAAGACGTGGCCGCAGCCGTGCTGTACGCGTTGTCCGGGCGACTGAAGTCCTGA
- a CDS encoding short-chain fatty acid transporter yields the protein MTTAAKSTSAPSEKGLARVAQVMARWTEKWFPDAYVFALGGVVLVALAALLNGSSPQAVVDSFGNGFWDLTAFTLQMAMVVLTGYTVATSPPVARLIARLALVPQTAATAVSFVAFLSMSVSFLNWGLSLVFGGLLARAIARRRDLQVDYRALGAAAFMGLGAVWALGLSSSAAQLQATAASLPPALLEITGVLDFGKTIFTWQSLLTCAILIALTTLIAHFSAPRGAAIRTAQDLGVDLDDSPEPAARRERPGEWLEYSRILPVLLGLLTAGWLVSQFLTKPFLTVISSLNGYLLVFLILGLVLHGTPRNFLQAVTKAVPATAGILVQFPLYAAMAAILTKAEGSGGMTVSEHLAEFFTSIGSGGGFAVVIAVYTAILGIFVPSGGGKWLVEAPYVMQSATDVEMNLGWTVQIYNIAEALPNLVNPFFMLPLLAVLKLRARDLVGFTFLQFTIHLPVVLLLVWLLGMTFSFEPPVIPPAAPAP from the coding sequence ATGACCACCGCTGCCAAAAGCACCTCCGCACCGTCCGAGAAGGGGCTGGCCCGGGTAGCCCAGGTGATGGCCCGGTGGACGGAAAAGTGGTTCCCGGACGCTTATGTCTTCGCCCTCGGCGGCGTCGTTCTGGTCGCGTTGGCGGCCCTGCTGAACGGTTCCTCGCCGCAGGCCGTGGTGGATTCCTTCGGGAACGGCTTCTGGGACCTCACGGCCTTTACCCTGCAGATGGCCATGGTGGTGCTTACCGGCTACACCGTGGCTACGTCCCCGCCGGTGGCACGGCTGATTGCCCGGCTGGCGCTTGTTCCGCAGACAGCGGCCACCGCAGTGAGCTTTGTTGCGTTCCTGTCCATGTCCGTGTCCTTCCTGAACTGGGGGCTCAGCCTGGTCTTCGGCGGTCTGCTGGCACGGGCAATTGCCCGCCGGCGGGACCTGCAGGTGGACTACCGTGCCCTGGGTGCCGCGGCGTTTATGGGGCTGGGAGCCGTGTGGGCACTGGGACTCTCCTCCTCCGCCGCGCAGCTGCAGGCGACGGCGGCCTCCCTCCCGCCCGCGCTGTTGGAGATTACGGGGGTGCTCGACTTCGGCAAGACCATCTTCACCTGGCAGTCCCTCCTGACCTGCGCCATCCTGATTGCCCTGACCACCCTCATCGCCCACTTCTCCGCTCCGCGCGGGGCCGCCATCCGCACGGCACAGGACCTCGGCGTGGACCTGGACGATTCCCCGGAACCGGCAGCCCGGCGCGAGCGGCCCGGCGAGTGGCTGGAGTACAGCCGCATCCTGCCGGTGCTGCTCGGCCTGCTCACCGCCGGCTGGCTGGTATCGCAGTTCCTGACCAAGCCCTTCCTAACCGTGATCTCGAGCCTGAACGGCTATCTGCTGGTCTTCCTGATCCTGGGCCTGGTGCTGCACGGCACCCCGCGCAACTTCCTCCAGGCGGTGACCAAAGCCGTTCCGGCAACGGCCGGCATCCTGGTGCAGTTCCCCCTGTATGCGGCCATGGCGGCCATCCTGACCAAGGCCGAGGGATCGGGCGGCATGACCGTCTCCGAGCATCTGGCGGAGTTCTTCACCAGCATCGGTTCCGGCGGCGGCTTTGCCGTGGTCATAGCCGTCTACACCGCCATCCTCGGCATCTTTGTCCCGTCCGGCGGCGGGAAGTGGCTGGTCGAGGCACCCTACGTGATGCAGTCAGCCACCGACGTCGAAATGAACCTGGGCTGGACCGTGCAGATCTACAACATTGCCGAGGCCCTGCCGAACCTGGTGAATCCCTTCTTTATGCTCCCGCTGCTGGCGGTATTGAAGCTGCGGGCACGGGACCTGGTGGGATTCACCTTCCTTCAGTTCACCATCCATCTCCCGGTGGTGCTGCTGCTGGTCTGGCTGCTGGGCATGACCTTCAGCTTCGAACCTCCGGTGATACCTCCGGCCGCACCGGCACCGTAA